Proteins encoded by one window of Dokdonella sp.:
- the xth gene encoding exodeoxyribonuclease III — MKIASWNVNSLNVRLAHVERWCGLAQPDVLALQETKLEDAKFPRAAIEALGYTVRFSGQKTYNGVALLARAPIEDVVTDIPGLDDPQRRVLVASVGGLRVANLYVVNGQAVGSEKYAYKLDWLDKVTRFLEGELRNDPRLVVMGDFNIAPDDRDVHDPVAWHEQILCSTPEREALRRLLDLGLIDSFRLFEADGGHYSWWDYRQAAFRRNLGLRIDLVLASETLKPRARAATIDRSPREWDRPSDHAPVLLELADDF, encoded by the coding sequence ATGAAAATCGCCAGCTGGAACGTCAATTCGCTCAACGTGCGTCTGGCGCATGTCGAGCGCTGGTGCGGCCTGGCGCAGCCGGATGTGCTGGCCTTGCAGGAAACCAAGCTCGAGGACGCGAAGTTTCCGCGTGCCGCGATCGAGGCGCTCGGTTACACGGTGCGCTTTTCCGGACAGAAGACCTACAACGGCGTCGCCCTGCTCGCGCGCGCGCCGATCGAGGATGTCGTGACCGACATTCCCGGCCTCGACGATCCGCAGCGGCGCGTGCTCGTGGCCAGCGTCGGCGGCCTGCGGGTGGCCAACCTCTACGTGGTCAACGGCCAAGCCGTCGGCAGCGAAAAGTACGCCTACAAGCTCGACTGGCTGGACAAGGTCACGCGCTTTCTCGAAGGCGAACTGCGCAACGATCCGCGTCTGGTCGTGATGGGTGATTTCAACATCGCTCCGGACGATCGTGACGTGCACGATCCGGTCGCCTGGCATGAGCAGATCCTGTGTTCGACGCCCGAGCGCGAGGCGCTGCGCCGACTGCTCGATCTCGGCCTGATCGACAGTTTCCGGCTGTTCGAGGCCGATGGCGGGCACTATTCGTGGTGGGATTACCGCCAGGCCGCGTTCCGGCGCAATCTCGGCTTGCGCATCGACCTCGTGTTGGCCAGCGAAACCTTGAAGCCGCGCGCGCGCGCCGCCACCATCGACCGCTCACCGCGGGAATGGGATCGTCCGTCCGACCATGCGCCCGTGCTGCTGGAGCTTGCCGATGACTTCTGA
- the ybaL gene encoding YbaL family putative K(+) efflux transporter has translation MPHHTPLIAMLVGGIVLAFVFGMIAQRLRLSPLLGYLVAGIVVGPFTPGFVADMSLAHELSEIGVILLMFGVGLHFSLGDLLSVRTIAIPGALAQIAIATGLGMLLAWGLGWTWGAGLVFGICLSVASTVVLLRALEERRLLETNRGRIAIGWLIVEDLVTVLVLVMLPAVAGLLGGKVEEGASTDTIDILKALVWTIGKVTVFIVLMFAVGRRVIPWLLERTATTGSRELFTLAVLAISLGVAYMSAALFDVSFALGAFLAGVVLNESKLSHEAANDSLPMRDAFAVLFFVSVGMLFDPRIILEQPLAILATFLIITVGKSLGALFIVRAFGHPIQTSLTIATALAQIGEFSFILAALGVSLGLLSEEGRNLILASALLSIIVNPMLFVALDRWFARREAVQDAAAKEGVSMPPDEDDFLPDRALIPAAGHIVLIGFGRVGSRVGRSLYEKKLPLVLIESDRDDCIEARKLGIPCILGNAVSPGVLADAHLSTASALLVAIPQTLEAGPIIKQAREVNPGIAILARAHSDEEVAYLLKAGADATIMGESEIARSMCDSVEALVRLVPKLEEAQRRGDVPPAEPVPAV, from the coding sequence ATGCCGCACCACACGCCCCTCATCGCCATGCTCGTCGGCGGCATCGTGCTCGCCTTCGTGTTCGGCATGATCGCGCAGCGGTTGCGGCTGTCTCCTCTGCTCGGCTACCTCGTCGCCGGAATCGTCGTCGGCCCGTTCACGCCGGGCTTCGTCGCCGACATGAGCCTCGCCCACGAACTGTCCGAGATCGGCGTGATCCTGCTGATGTTCGGCGTCGGCCTGCATTTCTCACTGGGCGACCTGCTCTCGGTGCGCACGATCGCCATTCCCGGCGCACTCGCGCAGATCGCCATCGCCACCGGCCTTGGCATGCTGCTGGCCTGGGGCCTGGGCTGGACCTGGGGCGCCGGCCTCGTGTTCGGCATCTGCCTTTCGGTCGCCAGCACGGTCGTGCTGTTGCGTGCCCTCGAGGAACGCCGCCTGCTTGAAACGAACCGCGGCCGCATCGCCATCGGCTGGCTGATCGTCGAGGATCTGGTCACCGTACTCGTGCTGGTCATGCTGCCGGCCGTGGCCGGCCTGCTCGGCGGCAAGGTCGAAGAAGGTGCTTCGACTGACACGATCGACATCCTCAAGGCGCTGGTCTGGACGATCGGCAAGGTGACCGTGTTCATCGTGCTGATGTTCGCGGTCGGCCGGCGCGTCATCCCGTGGCTGCTCGAGCGCACCGCCACGACCGGCTCGCGCGAACTGTTCACGCTGGCGGTGCTGGCGATTTCGCTCGGTGTCGCCTACATGTCGGCGGCGCTGTTCGACGTTTCGTTCGCGCTCGGCGCCTTCCTTGCTGGCGTCGTCCTCAACGAATCGAAACTGAGCCACGAGGCAGCCAACGATTCGCTGCCGATGCGTGATGCCTTTGCCGTGCTGTTCTTCGTCTCGGTCGGCATGTTGTTCGACCCCAGGATCATCCTCGAGCAACCTCTGGCGATCCTCGCCACATTCCTTATCATCACGGTCGGCAAATCACTCGGCGCGCTGTTCATCGTGCGCGCGTTCGGCCATCCGATCCAGACCAGCCTGACCATCGCCACCGCACTTGCGCAGATCGGCGAGTTCTCCTTCATCCTCGCCGCGCTTGGCGTCAGCCTCGGCCTGCTCAGCGAGGAAGGTCGCAACCTGATCCTTGCCAGCGCCCTGCTCTCGATCATCGTCAACCCGATGTTGTTCGTCGCCCTCGACCGCTGGTTCGCGCGACGCGAGGCCGTACAGGACGCCGCCGCGAAGGAAGGTGTGTCGATGCCACCCGACGAAGACGATTTCCTGCCCGACCGCGCACTGATCCCGGCGGCTGGCCACATCGTGCTGATCGGCTTCGGCCGCGTCGGTTCGCGCGTCGGCCGCTCGCTGTACGAAAAGAAGCTGCCACTGGTGCTGATCGAGTCCGACCGCGACGATTGCATCGAGGCGCGCAAGCTCGGTATCCCGTGCATCCTCGGCAACGCGGTCAGCCCGGGCGTGCTCGCCGACGCCCACCTGTCCACCGCCAGTGCCTTGCTCGTGGCCATCCCGCAAACCCTCGAGGCCGGCCCGATCATCAAGCAGGCGCGCGAGGTCAACCCCGGCATTGCCATCCTTGCCCGCGCCCATTCCGACGAGGAAGTGGCCTACCTGCTCAAGGCCGGCGCCGATGCGACGATCATGGGCGAGAGCGAGATCGCGCGCAGCATGTGCGATTCGGTCGAGGCGCTGGTCCGCCTGGTGCCGAAACTCGAGGAAGCGCAGCGCCGCGGCGACGTGCCGCCGGCGGAGCCGGTGCCGGCCGTGTAG
- a CDS encoding cytochrome b encodes MAALKYALSRRWLHWSIVLLMVAAYLLIEFRVVFERGTAPRAAMVQGHFWVGIAILALMLPRLLLAIRKPAPPVSPPLPRWQAVPAKAAHVLLYAMLVVQPLLGIATAWTDGKPILVPFTSIALPALLATDKALADQLEDIHKLVANGFYLVVGLHVLAALYHHFGRRDDTLRRMI; translated from the coding sequence ATGGCCGCCTTGAAGTACGCGTTGTCCCGTCGCTGGCTGCACTGGAGCATCGTCTTGCTGATGGTCGCGGCCTATCTGCTGATCGAGTTCCGCGTCGTGTTCGAGCGCGGCACGGCGCCTCGCGCGGCGATGGTGCAGGGGCACTTCTGGGTCGGCATCGCCATCCTCGCCCTGATGCTGCCGCGCCTGCTGCTGGCCATACGCAAACCGGCGCCGCCGGTCTCGCCGCCATTGCCGCGCTGGCAGGCCGTGCCCGCCAAGGCCGCGCATGTGCTGCTGTACGCGATGCTGGTCGTCCAGCCTTTGCTCGGCATTGCCACCGCGTGGACCGATGGCAAGCCGATCCTCGTGCCTTTCACGTCGATCGCGTTGCCGGCCCTGCTCGCAACCGACAAGGCACTCGCGGACCAGCTCGAGGACATCCACAAGCTCGTCGCCAACGGTTTCTACCTCGTGGTCGGTCTGCACGTGCTGGCCGCGCTGTACCACCACTTCGGCCGCCGCGACGATACGCTGCGGCGGATGATTTGA